In a single window of the Lates calcarifer isolate ASB-BC8 linkage group LG1, TLL_Latcal_v3, whole genome shotgun sequence genome:
- the LOC108901577 gene encoding ankyrin repeat and SOCS box protein 9: MSAGHKETPRDTTCQTGPVVFFSNPLMSDVESDWSPIHDAAFNGRVLALKRLIAQGTCVNLNTLDQVSPLHGACLQGHVACAELLIENGANVNSPTVDGQTPLSEACARGHVTCVSLLLQQGATPLGTSQSSSPIHRAAAKGHPECIEPLIQYGADVDQCIDQLGSPLHAACSNRHLSTVGKLLQLGASVNNSVSGDSPLHIAARLSSPELVSVLLDHGANCSLRNLEGKQPLDLVSPNSLAERLLREAGGVPPLMQLCRLDIRKTVGKQRLGGIHHLHLPAELKQYLLYQSDPKENLIP, from the exons ATGTCTGCTGGGCACAAAGAGACTCCGCGAGACACTACATGTCAAACTGgacctgttgtttttttctcaaaccCTTTGATGAGTG ATGTGGAATCTGACTGGTCTCCAATtcatgatgcagcttttaatgGACGTGTCCTTGCTCTGAAAAGACTAATTGCTCAG GGTACTTGTGTAAATCTAAACACACTGGACCAGGTCTCCCCCCTCCATGGAGCATGTTTACAAGGCCACGTGGCTTGTGCTGAGCTTCTGATAGAAAATGGGGCAAAT GTAAACAGTCCAACTGTGGATGGACAAACTCCTCTGTCAGAAGCCTGTGCCCGGGGCCATGTGACCTGCGTATCGTTACTCCTTCAACAAGGGGCGACTCCCCTGGGGACCAGTCAGTCCAGCTCTCCaatccacagagctgcagccaaaG GTCACCCAGAGTGCATTGAGCCTCTTATTCAGTATGGTGCCGATGTGGATCAGTGTATAGACCAGTTGGGTTCCCCTCTCCATGCTGCATGCTCCAATCGCCATTTGAGTACTGTGGGCAAACTGCTTCAACTCG GTGCTAGTGTGAACAACAGTGTGTCAGGTGACTCACCCCTGCACATCGCTGCTCGTCTGTCCAGCCCAGAGTTGGTGTCTGTCCTGCTTGATCATGGGGCCAATTGCTCCCTCAGGAACCTAGAGGGCAAACAGCCACTGGACCTTGTGTCTCCCAACAGCCTGGCGGAGAGGCTGCTAAGAGAAGCTGGAG GAGTGCCTCCCCTAATGCAGCTGTGCCGGCTGGACATCAGGAAAACTGTGGGCAAGCAAAGGCTGGGTGGGATTCATCACCTTCACCTCCCCGCAGAACTGAAACAGTATCTTCTTTACCAATCGGACCCCAAGGAAAATCTAATCCCCTGA